The Candidatus Mycolicibacterium alkanivorans genome contains a region encoding:
- the mobA gene encoding molybdenum cofactor guanylyltransferase encodes MSSLAPLAAVVLAGGASRRMGRDKATLAHPESSTTMVEYTVDVLRSRCSPVFVIAAPGQALPSVQAEVIRDEVRGVGPLLATGRGLRAAAAAGLERAFVSAVDMPYLSVEVIDALADYEGVDIVLPWDGRDHYLAGIYRTELADPIDALVSAGERSMRALTETVVTQRVVVPFKRELANINSPEDLAQQIVG; translated from the coding sequence GTGAGCTCACTCGCTCCGCTGGCCGCCGTGGTGTTGGCCGGCGGTGCGTCGCGCCGGATGGGCCGGGACAAGGCCACGCTGGCACACCCCGAGTCGTCGACCACGATGGTCGAGTACACCGTTGACGTGCTGCGTTCTCGGTGCTCCCCGGTGTTCGTGATCGCCGCACCCGGCCAGGCACTTCCGTCGGTGCAGGCGGAGGTGATTAGGGACGAGGTTCGCGGCGTCGGCCCGCTGCTGGCCACCGGCCGCGGACTTCGAGCGGCAGCGGCGGCCGGGCTGGAACGGGCCTTCGTCAGTGCCGTGGACATGCCGTATCTGTCGGTCGAGGTCATCGACGCCCTGGCCGACTACGAGGGTGTCGACATCGTGCTGCCGTGGGATGGCCGGGATCACTACCTGGCCGGGATCTACCGGACCGAGTTGGCCGACCCCATCGACGCGCTGGTGTCCGCCGGCGAACGCAGCATGCGGGCGCTGACCGAAACGGTGGTCACGCAACGCGTCGTCGTGCCGTTCAAGCGGGAGCTGGCAAATATCAATTCCCCCGAAGATCTGGCACAGCAAATAGTCGGATAA
- a CDS encoding transglycosylase family protein: MSAIRRIITLAVISGALALAGVVLSCGNASADSGVNWDAIAQCESGGKWGADSGNGFYGGLQFKQATWAANGGVGTPHQASREEQIRVAENVMQKQGLGAWPSCSKNAGAPGFAVPVSSGTTAAPAQAGCQNLGRGPLGLIDFGKMCQALTDPGKAVANALGIH, from the coding sequence ATGAGCGCCATTCGCAGGATAATCACTCTGGCAGTCATCTCCGGAGCGCTCGCACTGGCCGGCGTCGTTCTGAGCTGCGGCAACGCCAGCGCAGACAGCGGTGTGAACTGGGACGCGATCGCGCAGTGCGAGTCCGGCGGCAAATGGGGGGCCGACTCCGGCAACGGCTTCTACGGCGGCCTGCAGTTCAAGCAGGCGACCTGGGCGGCCAACGGCGGCGTCGGTACTCCCCACCAGGCTTCCCGCGAGGAGCAGATCCGGGTGGCCGAGAACGTGATGCAGAAGCAGGGCCTGGGCGCCTGGCCGTCGTGCAGCAAGAACGCCGGTGCTCCCGGCTTCGCCGTCCCGGTGTCCAGCGGCACCACCGCTGCCCCGGCCCAGGCCGGATGCCAGAACCTCGGCCGCGGCCCGCTGGGCCTGATCGACTTCGGCAAGATGTGCCAGGCCCTCACCGACCCGGGCAAGGCCGTCGCCAACGCGCTCGGCATTCACTGA
- a CDS encoding alpha/beta fold hydrolase — protein sequence MTETSDWFAGFDTVDHRAGDVTIHARVGGRADAPPLVLLHGFPQNHAMWHRVARRLAPHFRLVLPDLRGYGDSAKPPGESGHVNYSKRTMAADIVELMAWLGHDSYAVCGHDRGGRVAHRLAVDHPGAITRLAVIDIAPTLDMYEATDMRFATFYYHWFHLIQPSPLPETMIGGDPLFYLHWCLGGWGSRGLAYLEPAALQSYERCFTDPDAIHAICEDYRAAASIDLDHDRASRAAGDKIACDTLVLWGARGVIEALFDPLALWQAQCSARVSGRALDGGHFLAEELPDQTADALRDFFCATNGA from the coding sequence ATGACCGAAACGTCCGACTGGTTCGCCGGCTTCGACACCGTCGATCATCGAGCCGGGGACGTCACCATCCACGCCCGCGTCGGGGGACGTGCCGACGCACCACCGCTGGTGCTGCTGCACGGCTTTCCGCAGAACCACGCGATGTGGCACCGGGTGGCGCGCCGGCTCGCGCCGCACTTCCGGCTGGTACTGCCCGACCTTCGCGGCTACGGCGACTCCGCCAAGCCGCCGGGGGAGTCGGGGCACGTCAACTACTCCAAGCGCACGATGGCCGCCGACATCGTCGAGCTGATGGCCTGGCTCGGACACGACAGCTACGCGGTGTGTGGCCACGACCGTGGCGGGCGGGTCGCCCACCGCCTGGCCGTCGACCATCCCGGCGCGATCACCCGGCTGGCGGTCATCGACATCGCACCGACGCTGGACATGTACGAGGCGACCGACATGCGGTTCGCCACGTTCTACTACCACTGGTTCCACCTCATCCAGCCCAGCCCGCTGCCCGAGACGATGATCGGCGGCGACCCGCTGTTCTATCTGCACTGGTGTCTCGGCGGGTGGGGCTCGCGCGGCCTGGCTTACCTCGAGCCTGCAGCTCTGCAGTCCTACGAGCGCTGCTTCACCGACCCCGACGCCATCCACGCCATCTGCGAGGACTACCGCGCCGCGGCGAGCATCGACCTCGACCACGACCGCGCCTCGCGCGCAGCGGGGGACAAGATCGCCTGCGACACGCTGGTGTTGTGGGGTGCACGCGGGGTGATCGAGGCACTCTTCGATCCGCTCGCGTTGTGGCAGGCGCAGTGCAGCGCCCGGGTCAGCGGGCGCGCGCTGGACGGCGGTCACTTCCTCGCCGAGGAACTGCCCGACCAGACCGCGGACGCGCTAAGAGACTTCTTCTGCGCTACCAACGGGGCATGA